One genomic region from Chthonomonas calidirosea T49 encodes:
- a CDS encoding redoxin domain-containing protein produces the protein MSRIVNAILLSSALLGLTVHGAALPSQPPTSRNAVASQKAKAAAILQKVHEAYAQLKTFQARFTNYMTMQFQQQTISRVSRVMNGEVAFNSPKHCAYRIQVAGSNESPLPAPIVVSDGKQVWMVVGNRYLQKPVSEAEGVMGLSMGFTNNSLSEPNQIKSPLDIFAPNLAAGQIPKDIRLVAYKPLDGKPAYVLQFTEPLPTPASAGMNLTVQVWVDAATHFIRRLVERGRFQGISMKMVEDIQPLPVDKPLPDSLFTYQPPKDAQKVETVAELLNLPNPGSTPNAATNDSSQKRAAKLIGKPAPDFTLKTIDGKTVSLHDLRGKIVLLDFSTSWUPACNAEAPHLQNEIWPQLKQQGAVLLLIDGGEKLQPILDFRKRHKLTFPILDDADNKVDDAYLIEAIPTNVVIDKEGIVRYWAEGFDPNALKSALKQLNIELK, from the coding sequence ATGTCTCGAATAGTCAACGCCATTCTGCTAAGTTCTGCGCTGCTCGGTCTTACCGTGCACGGAGCCGCTCTGCCCAGTCAACCTCCAACCTCTCGAAATGCAGTAGCTAGCCAAAAAGCCAAAGCAGCTGCCATTCTGCAGAAGGTGCATGAGGCCTATGCTCAATTGAAAACGTTTCAGGCACGCTTCACCAACTACATGACCATGCAGTTTCAGCAGCAAACCATTAGTAGGGTTAGTAGGGTCATGAATGGAGAGGTGGCCTTCAACAGCCCAAAGCACTGCGCGTATCGTATACAGGTGGCCGGTTCCAACGAATCCCCATTACCGGCACCGATCGTGGTCAGCGATGGCAAACAGGTATGGATGGTCGTAGGGAATAGGTACCTACAGAAACCTGTCAGTGAGGCAGAAGGGGTGATGGGGCTGAGCATGGGGTTTACAAATAACTCCCTATCAGAACCCAACCAGATCAAATCACCTCTTGATATTTTTGCCCCTAACCTAGCAGCAGGCCAGATACCCAAGGACATCCGCCTTGTTGCCTACAAACCGCTCGATGGGAAGCCGGCTTACGTGCTTCAGTTTACCGAACCGCTTCCAACGCCCGCCTCTGCTGGCATGAACCTTACTGTCCAAGTTTGGGTGGATGCCGCCACTCACTTTATTCGGCGCCTGGTTGAGCGTGGGCGATTTCAGGGGATTTCTATGAAGATGGTGGAGGATATCCAGCCTCTACCGGTAGACAAACCCCTGCCCGATTCACTGTTCACCTATCAACCTCCGAAGGACGCCCAGAAGGTGGAGACCGTTGCAGAGCTGTTGAATCTACCCAACCCGGGCAGTACCCCAAATGCAGCCACCAATGACTCCTCCCAAAAACGTGCGGCCAAACTGATTGGCAAACCCGCTCCAGACTTTACCCTAAAGACGATAGACGGTAAAACCGTTTCGCTGCACGACCTGCGCGGCAAGATCGTTCTTCTCGATTTCTCCACCTCTTGGTGACCCGCCTGTAATGCGGAGGCTCCGCATCTACAAAACGAGATTTGGCCTCAACTGAAGCAGCAGGGCGCCGTGCTTCTCCTTATTGATGGTGGTGAGAAGTTGCAACCCATTTTAGACTTCCGCAAAAGGCACAAACTCACATTTCCCATTCTCGACGATGCAGACAACAAGGTAGATGATGCCTATCTGATCGAGGCCATTCCCACCAACGTGGTGATTGACAAAGAGGGCATTGTGCGTTATTGGGCGGAAGGCTTTGACCCCAATGCGCTTAAAAGCGCTCTCAAGCAACTTAATATCGAGCTGAAGTAG